From Macaca fascicularis isolate 582-1 chromosome 14, T2T-MFA8v1.1, a single genomic window includes:
- the LOC135967003 gene encoding pepsin A translates to MKWLLLLGLVALSECIIYKVPLVRKKSLRRNLSEHGLLKDFLKKHNRNPASKYFPQAEAPTLIDEQPLENYLDVEYFGTIGIGTPAQDFTVIFDTGSSNLWVPSVYCSSLACTNHNLFNPQDSSTYQSTSGTLSITYGTGSMTGILGYDTVQVGGISDTNQIFGLSETEPGSFLYYAPFDGILGLAYPSISSSGATPVFDNIWDQGLVSQDLFSVYLSADDQSGSVVIFGGIDSSYYTGSLNWVPVSVEGYWQISVDSITMNGEAIACAEGCQAIVDTGTSLLTGPTSPIANIQSDIGASENSDGEMVVSCSAISSLPDIVFTINGIQYPLPPSAYILQSQGSCTSGFQGMDVPTESGELWILGDVFIRQYFTVFDRANNQVGLAPVA, encoded by the exons ATgaagtggctgctgctgctgggtcTGGTGGCACTCTCTGAGTGCATCATCTACAA GGTCCCCCTCGTCAGAAAGAAGTCCTTGAGGCGCAACCTGTCCGAGCATGGCCTGCTGAAGGACTTCCTGAAGAAGCACAACCGCAACCCAGCCAGCAAGTACTTCCCCCAGGCAGAGGCGCCCACCCTGATAGACGAACAGCCCCTGGAGAACTACCTGGAT GTGGAGTACTTCGGCACTATCGGCATCGGAACCCCTGCCCAGGATTTCACCGTGATCTTTGACACCGGATCCTCCAACCTGTGGGTGCCCTCAGTCTACTGCTCCAGTCTCGCATGCA CCAACCACAACCTCTTCAACCCTCAGGATTCCTCCACCTACCAGTCCACCAGCGGGACACTCTCCATCACCTACGGCACCGGCAGCATGACAGGCATCCTCGGATACGACACTGTCCAG GTTGGAGGCATCTCGGACACCAATCAGATCTTCGGCTTGAGCGAGACCGAACCCGGCTCCTTCCTGTATTATGCTCCCTTCGACGGCATCCTGGGGCTGGCCTACCCCAGCATTTCCTCCTCCGGGGCCACACCCGTCTTTGACAACATCTGGGACCAGGGCCTGGTTTCTCAGGACCTCTTCTCTGTCTACCTGAGCGC CGATGACCAGAGTGGCAGCGTGGTGATATTTGGTGGCATTGACTCTTCTTACTACACTGGAAGTCTGAACTGGGTTCCTGTTTCTGTCGAGGGTTACTGGCAGATCTCCGTGGACAG CATCACCATGAACGGAGAGGCCATCGCCTGCGCTGAGGGCTGCCAGGCCATTGTTGACACCGGCACCTCTCTGCTGACCGGCCCAACCAGCCCCATTGCCAACATCCAGAGCGACATCGGAGCCAGCGAGAACTCAGACGGCGAG ATGGTGGTCAGCTGCTCAGCCATCAGCAGCCTGCCCGACATCGTCTTCACCATCAATGGAATCCAGTACCCTTTGCCACCCAGTGCCTACATCCTGCAG AGCCAGGGCAGCTGCACCAGCGGCTTCCAGGGCATGGACGTCCCCACCGAATCTGGAGAGCTTTGGATCCTGGGTGATGTCTTCATCCGCCAGTACTTCACTGTCTTCGACAGGGCAAACAACCAGGTCGGCCTGGCTCCCGTGGCTTAA